AACCTTGATCTTGGCTTAATACAGCGGCGTTGTTGTTGCTAGCTACTTGCCAATGTTCAGCTAAGTTTTCAATGTTGGCAAAAGCGCTGGTTGATACTAGCAGGCCAATAATGGCTAATTGATATCTGTTCATCTTAATCACGCTCGCAGTTAAAGATTTTGCCTGTATCGGTATCTTGTAGGCACTCATATTCAATACCATCTTTGTAGATGTCGATTTCTACGATATGTGCACTAGCAGTTTGGCTAAGCATTAAGGTGCAAATAAACGCAGATAGTAAGGCTGTTTTATAGGTTTTCATGGTGATTGTCTCGCTGCTAATAGGTAATGAGACAATTTTGCGGTGAAGGCTAAAATATAGCCAATTAGCACCTTTAAGTTTACCTAATAGCAAACGCAATACAGATGTGTGATGTCGAAAATCTTCAATAATTGGAAGTAAGGTTTAATTAAGCTGGCTTTTCATTATTGAAGAGAGGTTAAGCATGACTAAAGTTAATTACTTTGCAGAAGCACCAAAGGCTATGCAAATTTTGTTCGAGCAAGAAGAGTATCTAAAAAGCCAGTTTGCAGAGCAGCAAGCGCTTGGCATGAAGCTATTCGAGCTGGTTAAGTTGCGGGTATCACAAATTAACCAATGCGCATTTTGTATTGATATGCATAGTAAAGATGCCGAGAGTGCAGGCGAAAGTTGGCAGCGTTTAATTAGCTTAAGTGCATGGCGAGAAGCCCCGTATTACTCGGTAAATGAACGGCTGGCTTTAGAATGTGCCGAACGCTTAACGGCATGTACAGAGTTAGACGATGAGCTTTACCAAAAAGCGCTAAACGCCTTTGGCGCAAAGGCATTGGTGGATTTAAGCATTGCAATTAATGCCATCAACAGTTGGAATAGAATTGCAATCACCTTTAAACCCGAGGTAGGCAGTTATAAACCCAGCTAAGCAAATTATTCACCAGTTAGAGCAACAGTTTCTGTTTAGTTTATTTAAGCCAAAAGGACAGTTAGCTCAAGCCATACAAGGCCTGTGGTCTGCTTCCGTTGAGGCGCAGCAGCGAGCACCGCTTACCCGTTGGCTGCATGCCGACGGCTGTAGCGGGGTGCTGTTTAACTTAGGCCCACCAATAAGGCTTGAAGATAAGTCTTATCCTTCTGGGGTGATTGTGCTGCCAGTGAACACCACTGCGCGAAGCATCACCTTGTCAGCGGATACCCAGCTAGCGGGTTTTCGCTTTAATCCTGGTGTAAGTGTTGGGTTCTTTGGCAAACTAGTTAAACGTGACGCCGAGGATATCGACGCTTCATTGCTGAAAAAATTGCAGCAACTACATCAAAGCTTGATGACAACTAGCGGCCATAACGCACGGATAGTATTAATGTATAAGTGGTTACAGCAGCACCTCGGCATACATAATTGCCCACCACAATTGTTTAAAGACGCCATTGAGTTGGTAGAAGATGCTCAAGAGATCGGCTTGGTGTCTGATGAATTGGCGCTTAGCCAGCGGCAACTAGAACGTCAGTTTAAAGCGTTAACCGGTATGACACCGAAACAATGGCAGCGAACCATGAGAGTAAGAAATACTTTTATGGCTTTAAAAACGCAGCCAGATATCGAGCTGGCTGCGCTTGCTGTTAATCAGGGCTTTTCCGACCAAGCGCATATGACACGAGAGTGTAAAACCATTGGCAAAATCACCCCAAAACAGTATCTAAAACTGTTGTAAAAAATGCTTATTAAGGCGTAATGATCCCACGTTCTTCAAAAACTTGTTTTGCGACTAACATGCCGTTAATCGCGGCTGGAAACCCAGCATATACTGCCATTTGTAAAATCACTTCAGTTACCTCTTTTGGGCTACAGCCTACATTAAGAGCGCCATGGATATGTACCGCCAGTTGGGGGGCACAATTGCCCATTGCGGTTAGTGCTGATACCGTTGCTATCTCTCGTGATTTAAGGTCTAGATCCTCGCGGCTGTATATGTCGCCAAAGGGAAACTCTATGATGAATTTGGCCAGATCTGGGCAAATACTGGCGAGGCTATCGATCACATTGTGGCCTGCTTCGCCGTCTATCTCGCTTAGCTTATCAAAGCCACGTTGGTATCTTGTTTGTTCCATTGATCACTCCATTAATCTAAGGCTAAGTCTCAAGCCTAGACCTTGGAGCTAGCTCCAAGTCAAGCCGTAACTTACAAGTTTAACCGAGGTTTAATAAAATCAATGAATGCGGTGATACGTCGGGCGACTTTAGATGAACGGTAGTAAACAGCATTAATTTGTCGCTGGTTAGTTTCTTCCACCAACAAGGCCGGGAACAAACTCACTAGCGTTCCTTGCTCGATATCGTGATTAACCATAAATCCCGACAAACACGCAATGCCGTTGCCACTTAACGCTAATTGGCGAATGGTTTCTCCGCTACTAGCAGTAATAGCAGGTTTCATCGATTTAAACCCTTTTAATGGCCAATGGTTTAGCACCTTAGCTCCGCTAAAGCCGATTAACTCATGTTCGTGTAATTGCGCAACGTGCCGGGGCGCGCCGCGTTTATCGAGATAAGCTGGAGAGGCGACAATATACAAATTACTCACGCCGATGGGCCGAGCATGCAGGGTGGAGTCTGCTAATGTGCCTATGCGGATCGCTAAATCGGTTTTCTTCTCCAGTAAGTCTACAAAGCCGTCGTTGGTATTTAGCTCTAGTTCTATATTGGGGAAGGCGAGTTTAAAATCATTTATCAGGGGAACGAGTTGATGAATTACAAACGGGCTTGCCGCATCAACTCGCAGCCTACCTTGAGGCAATTCACCCTTACTAATAATATCTTCTTCAGCTTGTTGAATTTGGCTTAAACCTACACGTACTGCTTCTATAAACTGGCGGCCTTCGTCGGTTTGTACCACCCGTCTGGTGGTTCGGTTAAGGATTGTAATGCCTAGTTGCTTTTCTATTTTGCTAACCGCTCTAGATACCTTAGCAACTTGTATATCTAAGGCGTCTGCGGCAGCTGAGAAGCCTCCGCTATCAACTACAGCCAACAAAATTTCAAGATCATCAGAACGATTTTTTAGGTTAAACATCAGCAACTCTTTGCGAAGAAATCAACAAAAGTGAATGCTTAATACTAGTGTTTATTACAAAAGTTTTCTTAGATTTGTTGCTTTTTTACTTACATTTTCTACAAAAGAATTTTGTTGATACTGCTATTTCTGACAAAAGTTAATTAACTAATAATGCTTGCCATCAACTGTTGCGCAGTGCAACAACCTAATCGATGACGAGAGATTACTGTTATGCCTTTAGCTCTATTTGCACTTACTTTAAGTGCCTTTGCCATTGGAACCACCGAGTTTGTGATAGTGGGGTTGATTCCTACTATGGCCCAAGACTTAGCGGTTTCTTTACCTTCTGCAGGATTGTTAGTGAGCTTGTATGCCTTAGGTGTTGCGGTGGGCGCGCCCGTGTTAACCGCCTTAACTGGTAAGTGGCCACGCAAACAAGTGCTGCTTGCGGTGATGAGTTTATTTGTCGCGGGCAACTTATTAGCTTGGCAGGCCCCGAGTTACGAAACCCTAGTGGGTGCGCGAATTCTTACAGGTTTAGCCCATGGAGTGTTCTTTTCTATAGGTTCGACCATCGCAACGGGTTTAGTAGCAAAAGAAAAAGCCGCTAGCGCAATAGCCATAATGTTTACCGGACTAACGGTAGCGCTTGTTACCGGTGTGCCTTTGGGTACCTACATTGGCCAACATTTTGGTTGGGAAACCACATTTTTAGTAGTAGCGATTTTAGGCTTAATTGCACTTATTGGCAGCGCTGTTTTGGTACCTAGTAATTTAAAGCAAGCGCCAGCCACCAAAATATCAGAGCAAGTTAAAGTATTAACAGAGCCTCGATTGTTGTTGGTATATGCAATAACCGCTATAGGTTACGGTGGTTCGTTTACTGCGTTTACCTTTTTAGCGTCTATTTTGCAGGACGTAAGTGGATTTAACGCCAGCGCTATTAGCTTGATTATGTTGGTGTATGGTGTGTCGGTCGCCTTTGGCAACATCTGGGGTGGCAAAATGGCTGACCGTTTAGGCCCAACTAAAGCACTAAGTTGGATATTCTTAGGTTTAGCCTCGGTA
The Agarivorans aestuarii DNA segment above includes these coding regions:
- a CDS encoding carboxymuconolactone decarboxylase family protein, translated to MTKVNYFAEAPKAMQILFEQEEYLKSQFAEQQALGMKLFELVKLRVSQINQCAFCIDMHSKDAESAGESWQRLISLSAWREAPYYSVNERLALECAERLTACTELDDELYQKALNAFGAKALVDLSIAINAINSWNRIAITFKPEVGSYKPS
- a CDS encoding helix-turn-helix domain-containing protein, which encodes MFSLFKPKGQLAQAIQGLWSASVEAQQRAPLTRWLHADGCSGVLFNLGPPIRLEDKSYPSGVIVLPVNTTARSITLSADTQLAGFRFNPGVSVGFFGKLVKRDAEDIDASLLKKLQQLHQSLMTTSGHNARIVLMYKWLQQHLGIHNCPPQLFKDAIELVEDAQEIGLVSDELALSQRQLERQFKALTGMTPKQWQRTMRVRNTFMALKTQPDIELAALAVNQGFSDQAHMTRECKTIGKITPKQYLKLL
- a CDS encoding carboxymuconolactone decarboxylase family protein, with protein sequence MEQTRYQRGFDKLSEIDGEAGHNVIDSLASICPDLAKFIIEFPFGDIYSREDLDLKSREIATVSALTAMGNCAPQLAVHIHGALNVGCSPKEVTEVILQMAVYAGFPAAINGMLVAKQVFEERGIITP
- a CDS encoding LysR family transcriptional regulator, which encodes MFNLKNRSDDLEILLAVVDSGGFSAAADALDIQVAKVSRAVSKIEKQLGITILNRTTRRVVQTDEGRQFIEAVRVGLSQIQQAEEDIISKGELPQGRLRVDAASPFVIHQLVPLINDFKLAFPNIELELNTNDGFVDLLEKKTDLAIRIGTLADSTLHARPIGVSNLYIVASPAYLDKRGAPRHVAQLHEHELIGFSGAKVLNHWPLKGFKSMKPAITASSGETIRQLALSGNGIACLSGFMVNHDIEQGTLVSLFPALLVEETNQRQINAVYYRSSKVARRITAFIDFIKPRLNL
- a CDS encoding MFS transporter, whose translation is MPLALFALTLSAFAIGTTEFVIVGLIPTMAQDLAVSLPSAGLLVSLYALGVAVGAPVLTALTGKWPRKQVLLAVMSLFVAGNLLAWQAPSYETLVGARILTGLAHGVFFSIGSTIATGLVAKEKAASAIAIMFTGLTVALVTGVPLGTYIGQHFGWETTFLVVAILGLIALIGSAVLVPSNLKQAPATKISEQVKVLTEPRLLLVYAITAIGYGGSFTAFTFLASILQDVSGFNASAISLIMLVYGVSVAFGNIWGGKMADRLGPTKALSWIFLGLASVLLVFNFTAVNPITAVLTILVWGAFAFGNVPGLQVYVVKLAEQYTPNAVDVASGLNIAAFNVGIAIGAWGGGMIVANAGVEHTPWAGALIVVGALLLTRLSAALDNKQKQSTKSRLCQAA